GAGCGGCCCGGCCGGGGGCGCGCTTTACCAGCGCCGGCCTGTTGTGGATCGGCGCCAGTATGCTGGGGTTGAGCTTTTTATCGTCGGAGCAGACCTTTAGCTGGAACCGGTGGTACGGTATTGCCCTCAACAACCTGGTGCTACCTCTGGGCATCGTGGGTTTATTCTATGGCTTACTGACCGAGCGTACCGGGCTGGCCCGCCTGCTGGCTACCCCGGCCGTCCAGTTGCTGGGCAAAGCCTCGTATGCCTTTTACCTGGTGCATCTGGGCATCTTTAACCTGGCCCTGGAGCGCTACGTCACTACCCATCAGGGCCTGCGCTTTGGATTGTTGCTCGGCCTCTCAGGGGCGCTTTATCAGTACGTGGAAGCGCCCCTGAACCGGTTGCTCCGACGGGGCGCCTGAGCTCTCATACCAGGTCTAGCTGTCCCACTACAGCGTCAGCCAGTAAATTCTAAGCCGTGTAGTGCTCGGCGGTAGCCCATACCCATTCAAACTCGGCGTCGTCGATGGCATACGGCGCAAACTCGGCGTGGATCTAGCGCGCCTTCGCCCAAGCCCCACGCCAGACCTTACCGGTGCCGGCTGCCCCTGGGCAAGGTCTGGTGGGCCACGCCGTGGCCGAGTCCTTGCCCGAAGTGGCCGACCAGGGTTTTGTTGAGTTGCTCGACCGGGTATACGCCACCGGGGAACCCTTTCGGGGCAAGAAATTGTTCGTTCGTCTTGACCCGCACGGTAACGGCGAGCTAACCGATGCGCACTTCAACTTCACCTACCAACTTTTCGAGGAAGGTGACCAGAAAGCCGGCATCACCGTATTTGCTTTCGACGTAACTGACCTGGTTCTGGCCCGCAATGGGCTGGAAGTCCCACGCGACAACGAGGAACCCGCCACTCGCTAATCGGCCGGCTGTACCCCGCCGAGTTCCCCGCTTCGCCCTCTTCTATGGATATTACCAACCTGGATTTCCAACAAGCCAGCATCAAGCAGGTGTTGTTCAAGTCGCGCCTGCGCTCCGTGCTCTACGGGGTGCGCGAGGCTGACGCCGACCTGTTTTCGCCCCTGCTCAACCCGCTGGCCCAGTGGCTACACACTGTGGTGCGGCCCAAGTACGGCACTTCAGCCGAGGTATTCGAGATTGAGCGGGTCTTGCAACGCATGCTCAGCGCCGGCCAGGACCTCGTGCGCCAGTACCAGCGCGGCCACATTGAGGAAGCCCGCACCGGCCTGGAGCAAATCAACCACTACTCCGACCAGATTACGGACCTGCTCAACAAGCTGGCCCACAGTCCGGCCCGGGTTGCCGCCTAAGTTCCCCCTCGCGGCCTGTCCTTGTGAGAAGGCGCGACATTCCGCGCATTAAGCCGCCTTCTACGCAGTACGCCCTGACCTTTTGCCAGAAAGCCCCTTGCTACACGCTGTAGGAAGGGGCTTTTCATATTAGAGTGCTCCGCACAGCTCGCAGGACGGATGGCTTCGGCTCTGCCTCGTAAGGACACGCGGGCATTAGCACGTCAGCACATTGAAAAACATTTCCTGTTCCCAATTTCTTCGTAAGACACGTATCCGCTTACCCCCTAGCTCCGCTCCGGCCTTCCTATGCAAACTACTTTTCGCAGAATCTTTCAGATCATTGACGGCAACAAGAAGCAGGTCGGCGACGGCTTCGACGTGACCAGCCCCATGCCCGGGCCGCGCATCCGCCAGCTCAGCCCCTACCTGCTCCTCGACCACACCGGGCCAATGCCCGTGGCACCTACCGAGCAGCCCCTGGGCACACCGCCCCACCCCCACCGCGGCTTCGAAACCGTGACAGTGGTCTACGAAGGCGCCCTGGCCCACCGCGACACAGCCGGGCACAGCGGCACGCTCGGGGCCGGCGACGTGCAGTGGATGACGGCCGGCGCGGGCCTGCTGCACGAGGAGCGCCACGAGCCCGAGTTTGCCCGCCAGGGCGGCACCCTGGAGCTGCTGCAATTGTGGGTAAATGTGCCCAAGCGCGACAAAATGGCCCCGCCCCGCTACCAGAACATCCGGGCCGCCGCCATTCCCAGCGTGCCGGTGGGCGAAGGCCAGGGCCAGATTCGGGTTATTGCCGGTAGCTACGCCGACGCCGTAGGGCCCGCCGAAACCTTTTCGCCCATCACCCTGCTCGACGTACACCTGGCAGCCGGGGCCGAAACCGAGCTGCGCCTGCCCGCCGACTTTAACGTGGGCATTTACGTGGTGCGCGGCAGCGTACGGCTGCACGATAACCGCCCAGCCAGCACCAAGCAGCTCGTCGTGTTTGGCTGGGACTCGCCTGCTCTGCGCCTCACCGCCACCGAAGATACGGTGCTGCTGGTGCTGGCCGGGGAGCCGATTGAGGAGCCGCTGGCCACTTACGGTCCCTTTGTGATGAACACCAACCAAGAGCTAATCCAAGCCATTGCCGACTTCGAAAGCGGCGGCATGGGCACTTTCCCCGAAGACGAATAACGGCGGCACGCGGCGCCGGCACCGGTCGGCACTAGCCGGGTTGTCGGGCCGGTAAGCCAAGGTCAAGCATAACATAAGCTGGCGGGAAGCAGTACCTAGGGCGCGGGTTTCACCCGAATCCTCACCCCTGAACTTCTACGCCGATGCGCTACCGTTTTTTGCTGCTCTGGAGCCTGGGTGCTCTGCTGCTTAGTTTACGGGTTGCGGCCCAAACGGTAGTCACGGGCCCATTGGGCGAGCGGTTTGCCCTGCGCGTGGTGTCCCGGCAGCTCAGCGACCCGTGGGAAGTAACCTACGGGCCCGATAATTTTCTGTGGGTGACCGAGGCCCGGGGCTACCGCGTCAGCCGTATTAATCCCGCTACCGGGGAAAAGCAACAGTTGCTGGATCTGAGCCGGGAACGGCAGTTCCCGCGCTACGACAAGGTACCCGATGCCGTAGACGGCGGCAAGCCCTGGCCCCAGGGTGGGTTGATGGGCCTGGCTTTGCACCCGCAGCTGCTCAGCGGCAAGCCCTACGTGTACCTGGCCTACCTCTACCGCTACGCCGGGGCCCAGCAGCCGGGCAAAGGCGGACTCCCGCACTACGGTGGCCACTTTTTCACGACCCGCCTGGTCCGCTACGAGTACGACGCCGCGGCCCAAACCCTAACCCGGCCCCAGGTTTTGTGCGACACGATTCCGGGCAGCAACGACCATAACGGGGGCCGGCTGCTCATTGCGCCCGTTGGGGGCGGCGACTACCTCTTTTACGCCGCCGGCGACCTGGGCGCGGGGCAATTCGAGAACGGGGGCCGGGCCAACCACGCCCAGCAAAATGACGCCTACGAAGGCAAAATACTGCGCTTCAACCTGGAGCCCGACACGGATGGCAAGGAGTACGAGCAGTGGATTCCAAACGACAACCCCTTCAACCGCAAAAAGCAGCAAAACGCCGTCTGGACGCTGGGCCACCGCAACCCCCAGGGCCTGGCCTACGCCGTGG
Above is a genomic segment from Hymenobacter cellulosivorans containing:
- a CDS encoding pirin family protein — encoded protein: MQTTFRRIFQIIDGNKKQVGDGFDVTSPMPGPRIRQLSPYLLLDHTGPMPVAPTEQPLGTPPHPHRGFETVTVVYEGALAHRDTAGHSGTLGAGDVQWMTAGAGLLHEERHEPEFARQGGTLELLQLWVNVPKRDKMAPPRYQNIRAAAIPSVPVGEGQGQIRVIAGSYADAVGPAETFSPITLLDVHLAAGAETELRLPADFNVGIYVVRGSVRLHDNRPASTKQLVVFGWDSPALRLTATEDTVLLVLAGEPIEEPLATYGPFVMNTNQELIQAIADFESGGMGTFPEDE